The following coding sequences are from one Macaca nemestrina isolate mMacNem1 chromosome 1, mMacNem.hap1, whole genome shotgun sequence window:
- the LOC105478998 gene encoding NBPF family member NBPF9, producing the protein MAVSPTTCSGPRAETSILETNQYLRSELEKCKQNFRDLTEKFLTSKATAYSLANHLQKYNCEECKDLIKSVLEEELQFQERELAELPRPAARLRIHDPLIQAQAKELTHLRQKIQEGRGVCYLFTQHVKNTVKSFEGLLRNTGIAYYQRQRFCEQMVQGSQLTEILVRKLATENHNGKKNEDRQKLLAPRLRREAQEEEMHEVLEDSLDEQYLTHSSRHDSHQLPSSNAFLSDAQENPSSLDIAKDEIQSQRQHLKETLFINNCLREKLERYLSSFDEQNGCNSNLYRQIIDSVVQLYNENRVLREEYRRLPRLA; encoded by the exons ATGGCCGTATCTCCCACCACTTGTTCTGGTCCAAGGGCAGAAACAAGCATCCTAGAAACCAATCAGTACTTGCGCTCTGAACTGGAAAAATGCAAACAGAACTTCCGAGACCTCACAGAGAAATTCCTGACATCCAAAGCTACTGCCTACTCCCTGGCCAATCACCTGCAGAAATACA ACTGTGAAGAATGCAAAGACCTTATAAAATCTGTGCTGGAGGAGGAGCTGCAGTTTCAGGAGAGGGAGCTGGCCGAATTGCCGAGGCCAGCTGCAAGGCTCCG GATACATGATCCCTTAATTCAGGCTCAGGCTAAAGAACTGACCCACTTACGACAGAAGATACAGGAAGGGAGAGGTGTCTGCTACCTTTTCACCCAGCATGTGAAGAACACAGTCAAGTCTTTTGAGGGCCTTCTCAGGAACACCGGCATTGCCTACTACCAGAGACAGAGATTCTGTGAGCAAATGGTACAAGGAAGTCAGCTGACAGAGATCCTTGTCAGAAAACTGGCCACAG AAAATCACAAtggtaagaaaaatgaagacaggcAAAAGCTACTGGCTCCCAG GCTCAggagggaggcccaggaggaagaaATGCATGAAGTCCTGGAGGACTCACTAGATGAACAGTATTTGACTCATTCCAGCCGCCATGACTCCCACCAGCTTCCCAGCAGCAATGCCTTCCTCTCTGATGCACAGGAAAACCCCTCTTCTCTGGATATAGCCA AAGATGAGATCCAGAGCCAGCGGCAGCACCTGAAGGAAACCCTTTTCATCAACAACTGCCTGCGAGAAAAGCTGGAACGTTATCTCAGCAGCTTTGATGAACAAAATG GATGCAACTCTAACCTCTACAGGCAGATCATAGATTCCGTTGTCCAGCTGTATAATGAAAACAGAGTTCTCAGAGAAGAATACCGGAGACTCCCCCGGCTTGCCTGA